AGGAACATGACTTTGTAGCCGAAACcacatacttcaaagaacccatctggtctTTCTTGAAGGAGATCATGAGGCAATTGTGGTTCGAATGGCCAACAGGAAAGCTCGGCACAGACACTGGCCAACCAGATCAGAACCCATGAAAGAAGTGCTCATACCACAACGAGCTCAGTCATTACACGATGGCATGCGCACCATATAAAGCACTATTGGAGCGTCTGGCAGCACAAGTCCATCTCGATCATTACATCGATCGAACCAAAACACCCACCTGTCCACCTGCTGGCAATCCCAACCCAAATGGACTGCGACCGACGATACACGTTATCCACGGCCCCGTGACAAAGGAATCTGAAACTAACCTTCGGGTCGACCTCAATCGCGCATCCACTTCCAAGCAAGTACTTGCggtaggacctggatccaaacgtccacgTCCAGAAGAGTAACCCAAATGGACAATAACTTTTACCGAGCGCGATCTCGAACatgtgcaaacaccacactccgacgcCCTCGTCGCAACCGTCCAAATTGGAGTCCATGACGTCAAGCGCCTTCTAATcgatcagggaagctcggcgGAGGTCATGTACAATGACTTGTTCAAAAAGCTTTATCTCCCAGAGTCGACCTTGCAACCCACCAAAGTACCCCTTATCGGATTCAACGAAGCACCCATTTGGCCACTTGGTCGAATCTTCCTGCCAGTCGTCGTTGGCTCGAAAACGTTGAGCGTCGAATTCATCATCGTCAATGTACCTAGCCTATACAAACGTCATTCTTGGCCGAACTTGGTTACACGACATGCAAGCAATGGCCTCCACCTACCACCAGGTGGTTCACTTCATTGGAATCAATGGAAGACAGGAAGATCTACGAGGCGACCAAATagcctccaaaaagtgctaCGTCTCAGCCgtccacaattccaccaaagcCAAGCAAGTGCAATGGGTCGAAGTCCCAGACATGGCCGTGATTAATGACGTCAGCCAGCAAGCTGAAGACAAAGCAGAAGAGGACCTTGTCCAAATGTCCgtcaacgaggatggctcctGATTCTTCttaatcagctcttccatcagcgaggccgatcgcgaagaaatgttccaatacctcaagaaaaacatAGAACTTTTcgcttggacccccaacgagaTGCTGGGGGTCGATCCCAATTTCATCAGTCATtctctcaacatcaagaaagatgACAAGCCTGTCATCCAAAAGACGCGACATTCTACAGCTGAACACGCTGacgccgtcattgaagaagtcaaacaTTTGCTGGAAGCcaacgccatccaagaagtacaatacccaacgTGGTTCCAACACAGTAgtcgttaagaagaaaaacggcaaatggcgagtttgcatGGACTATACCAATCTCAATggcgcttgtccaaaggattggctCCCACTCccgaagattgatcaacttgtggacgcaacggcaggCCATGCCCGGCTAAGCTTCCTAGACGCCTATTGtagctaccaccaaattgccatgaaCCCCGAcaacatggagaaaactgcttttaTCACACCATACAGCATCTTTTGCTATCGAGTCATGCCCTTCGGTCTTAGGAATTCAGGCGCCAtattcaacagagcaatattcaaaaTGTTGCAAGAACAAATCGGCCATACCATGGAAGCCTACATTGATGACCTCGTTGTCAagagcaagaaggaatccaatCACCTGCAAGACTTGGCGGAAGTCTTTGAAATCCTTAAACTACACAAGCTACGATTAAACCTGAAAAATGCACGTTCGGCGTGAGCGCTGGGAAATTCCTTGGACACCTGGTCACCCAGCgtggtattgaggccgacccaAACCAGATAAAAGCCATTAAAGATCTGCgcccaccaaggacaatcaaggaagtacaaaggctaactgggatggcagcggctctgaACCGGTTTATCAGCAAATCCTTAGACAAATGCTacgcattcttccatgccttgaaAGGCAAGAGTCGACGAAGTTTTGAATGGACCGCTGATTGTGACTCCGCTTTGACCGAACTCAAGGAATACTTAAGCTCGGCCCCCCTACTCGTGAAACCAAAGGAGTACGAGACCTTGTATCTATATCTTGCTGTCTCCGCCCACGCAGTCAGTTCAGCTTTGGCACGGCGAGTTGGCACAGACGACTTGCCCATCTACTTTACAAGCAAAACACTTCTCCTAGCACAAACACGGTACCTACCACTTGAGAAATTGGCACTCGCTCTTGTCTCAGCAGCCAGGAAACTTCTCCCCTACTTCCAATCCCACACCATAATTGTCTTAACGAAGCACCTTCTTAAAAGCCTCTTTCGCAAGGCTGATCTTTCCAACAGGGTCTCCAAATGGGCAGTCGAATTAGCGAACTTCGACATCCGTTTCGAGCCACAAACGGCTATAAAGGGTCAAATTCTCACTGACTTCATCACAGGATTAACACCGGAAGATACGGCTACTCTTAACACTCCCACTCCCCAACCTATCACAAAGTCAACAAAAGTACCAACGCCTTGGCAACTCTTTCAAGGCGACAGCTTGCAATTACACGTTGACGGGGCCTCCAACAGCAATGGAGCCGGGGCAGGGGTTGTCTTAGTTTTCCCTTGTGGCACACTTCATGAAAGCTCTCTAAGCATCGACTTCCCGGCCATAAataacgaggccgaatatgaagcctTACTCGCTGGCTTACGCTCGGCAATAGCGATGAAAGTTTTCGACCTTATTGTTTATTGCGACTCTCAACTCACAGTGAACCAAGTACTCGGAGACTATGAAGCTCGAGTCCCACGAATGTCAAAGTACCAGGCAACGGTAACCGAACTCCTCACGaacttcaagaatttcaaaatcga
The sequence above is drawn from the Rhododendron vialii isolate Sample 1 chromosome 6a, ASM3025357v1 genome and encodes:
- the LOC131328417 gene encoding uncharacterized protein LOC131328417; this encodes MAAALNRFISKSLDKCYAFFHALKGKSRRSFEWTADCDSALTELKEYLSSAPLLVKPKEYETLYLYLAVSAHAVSSALARRVGTDDLPIYFTSKTLLLAQTRYLPLEKLALALVSAARKLLPYFQSHTIIVLTKHLLKSLFRKADLSNRVSKWAVELANFDIRFEPQTAIKGQILTDFITGLTPEDTATLNTPTPQPITKSTKVPTPWQLFQGDSLQLHVDGASNSNGAGAGVVLVFPCGTLHESSLSIDFPAINNEAEYEALLAGLRSAIAMKVFDLIVYCDSQLTVNQVLGDYEARVPRMSKYQATVTELLTNFKNFKIEQINREHNAHADALAGIASTFKASEFRTINFGNINRPSFDATLEILNVELGPSWMDEIIAFLKHDTLPLDKREAYRIRNKAAYYWLSESGQLYRKSISGPYLLVVHLTQVPKILTELHLGSCGCHSGGRSLCQRALSQGYFWKNMKKDCEEIVRKCRPCQLFSPIPKQPTQNLSLITSPWPFAQ